The genomic DNA GACCGTGTCGCGCAGTTCCCGCGAGACCGGTGCCTCTTCCATCATGATCCGCAGCAGTTGCGGATCGTCGCGGTGGTTGTCGACCGCGTCGCGGACCAGCGCCCGCACCGTCGCCTCCAAAGTGCCGGGAGACAGGTCGAGTCGGTCGGCCTGCGCCCAGGTACCCCGGTCGATGTGCCGCACCAGCAACGCGGCGAGGACGGCGTCCTTGTTCGGGAAGTACTGGTACAGCGAGCCGATGGAGACGCGGGCGCGCTCGGCGATGCGGTTGGTGGTGCCGGCGGCGTAGCCGTACTCGGCGAAAACGTGAGCAGCAGCGGTGAGGATGCGCTCGCGGGTGAGTTCGGCGCGCACCTGGCGGGGCTTGCGACGTGGCTGAAGACGGTCGTCGGCCGACGGCATCCGGGTGCCTCCCCAAGGCGCGAAAAGCGAGTAGCCAAAGAGCTGAGCCATTGCTCACAATATAGCCATGAGCTGCGAGAACAAGGCCATGGCCGATCGCGGCCCGGGCCGCTCGGGCTCCGCCTGAGAGGAGTCCCCGTGCGACAAGCGAACCCCTTGAGCGCCCTGCGTCGGCTGACGACGGAGGCCGAGGTCGAGGCGACGGTCGGCCTCCCCGCGCCGGTGATCGTGCTCAAGCAGATCAGCGCCCTCGACGAGGGCTGCCGGACCGTCCTCGCCCGGTGTCCGATCGCGGCCGTCGGATACCGCGACGCCGACGGCACCAGCAGGACGACCTTCATCGGCGGCACCCCGGGGTTCGCCCGCGTCCACTCGCCCACGCGCATCTCGTTCTCGCTGCCCGGGCCCGGCGACCCGCGCGGTCCGGTGTCGTTCTTCTTCCTCCTGCCGGGCGTCGGGGAGGTCCTGCGCGTCAACGGCTCGGTGGCCGCGCGGAAGGGCGCGGAGACGACCGTCGACATCCAGGAGGCGTACGTGCACTGCGCGCAGGCCGTCCTCCGGTCCCGCCTGTGGCAGCCGCCCGTCCCGTCCGAGCCGGTCGCAGGGATCACGGGGGACGGGCCCCTGTGCCGGCCCGGTGTCGTGGAGTTCCTGGCGACGGCCCCCTTCCTCGCCCTGTCCACGTGGGACGACTCCGGTGGCAGCGACACGAGTCCGCGCGGTGACCGGCAGGCGGTGGCGCGCGTGCTGGACAGCCGCACGCTCGTCGTCCCGGACCGGAAGGGCAACAAGCGCGCCGACACGCTCCACAACCTGCTGCGGGACGACCGGCTCTCGTTCGCCGCGCTCGTGCCGGGCCGCAGCGGTGTGCTGCACGTCCGCGGCCGTGGCGCGATCACCGACGATCCCGCGCTGCTGGAGACGATGGCCCTGCGCGGCATGCCGCCGCACCTGGCGCTGCTCATCGACGTCGAGCACGCCGAGGTGACCGGCAACGACGCCGTGGCGCGCTCGCGGCCGTGGGCCCCCGGCGCCCACGTCGACCGGGGCACGGTGCCCGACCTGATGGCGCTGGGGGGAAAGCACCTCGCCGCCGGTTCGGCCGACGCCGAAGGCGGCCCGCCCGTGTTCCTGCTGAAGGCCGTCGGAGCGATCCCGGGGATGACTCGGCTACTGCGGCTGGTGTTGAACCGTCTCTACAGTTCCGGACTGCGGAAGGAGGGCTACGAGGACGTCGAGCCCGGCTCGGGCGGCCGGCACCGGGGCTTCCGGCGCCGCCGCCCCGCCGACGCCGGACGTCCCGTCGCCGGCGGTCGGGCGGAGGATCCGCTGCGGGAGGTGCGTGTCGCCGAGGTGCGCGGCGAGACTCCGAGCGCGGTCACCCTCGTGCTGGAGGACGTGGGCGAGAACCCGGGCTCGTTCGACTTCCGGCCCGGCCAGTTCTTCACCCTGGTCGCCGACATCGACGGACGCCCGGTGCGACGGGCCTACTCGGCATCGTCGGCGCCCGGTTCGTCCCGGTTGGAGGTCACCGTCAAGCGCGTCGAGGGCGGCCGGTTCTCCACCCACGCGAACGAAAGCTTCCAGGTCGGTGACCGCCTCGCGGTGCGCGGTCCGTCGGGGTCCTTCCACGCCGAGCAGCGACCCCCGGACGAGATCGTGCTCGTCGCGGCGGGCAGCGGCGTGACACCGATGATGAGCATGATCCGCACCCGGCTCGCCGTGCCGGGCCACGACCGGATCGCGCTGCTCTACAGCAGCCGCGACACCCAAGAGACCATCTTCGCCGAGGAGTTGACCCGGTTGGCGAAGGACCACCCCGGCCGGCTGTCCGTCACCCACGTCCTGACCCACCGGGACGGGCGCCTCGACGCGGACGGCGTACGGCGCTGGATCACCGGCCTGTCCCCCGCGCCGGGCGCCCACTACTACACCTGCGGTCCCGTACCTCTGATGGACGCCGTCCAGGACGTCCTGACCGGGCGGGGAGTCCCGGCGGAGCTGATGCACCAGGAGCGCTTCACCAGCGGAGCGGACACCGGGACCGTGGGAACGGTGCCGCAGGAGATGGTCGTGGAGGAGGACGGACGCCCCGTCGGCACGGTGGTCGTCGAGCCCGGTCAGACGCTGCTCGACGCGGGACTCGCGGCGGGGCTGCCGATGCCGTACTCCTGCACGGTCGGAAACTGCGGCGACTGCACGGTGCGGCTGCGCGGCGGAGAGGTCACACGGAACGAGCCCAACTGCCTCACCCCACAACAGAAGGCCGACGGTTTTGTGCTGGCGTGCGTGAGCTGCCCGCTGTCCAAGGTCACCCTCGACATCATCGACCCGTGACCGCGCCCGTCACCCGGAGGGAGAGAGAACTTGTTCACCTCCCCGCAACCGCCCTTTGGATCCACATACTTAAAGTGTGGATCCTCACCCTTGATGCCCGCCTTCGATCCCCCGGACCGCCCCCTGGACCCGACACCCGAACCTGAACTACCGCGCTCCCTGAACGGATCACACCCATGTGCCTGCCGCCTCACCCGCCCCCCTCATGACACCACGCCACGGTGTACGCAGGATCGTGCCCCTGCTGCTGGGCTGGGAGGAACTCCCCAAGTCCGTCTCCGTGCACGGCGCCCCGTACGAGGAACGCCTGCGTGAACCCGTGCCGGCCGTGCTCCTGGAGTGCGACGGCGGCTGGCTGCTGCTCGACACCGGCTTCAACACCGCCCTGATCCGGGACCCGGCCCTGCGCCGCCGCTTCTACGGCTCCCCCAACTACCGGCCGATCCTGCCCGGTCCCGGTGAGCCCCTGGAGGAGGCCCTCGACGCGGCCGGCATCCCGATGGACGCGATCCACGCGGTGGCCGTCAGCCATCTGCACGCCGACCACGCGGGCGGGCTCAAGCACTTCGCGGGCCGGGTGCCGGTGCACGTGCAGCGCGAGGAACTCTCCTACGGCCTCTCCGGGCAGCCGGAGGTCGAGCGCCACTCCATCTTCCGCGTCGACTTCGACGACCCGCGCATCGACTGGCGACAGGCCGACGGGGACACGGAGATCGCGCCCGGCGTCACCGCCGTGCTGACGGCCGGGCACACCCCCGGGCACCAGAGTTTCGTCGTCGACCTCGTGGACGGCGGCGGTTTCGTGTTCGCCTTCGACGCCGCCGATCTCACCGAGAACATCGAGCACGAGCGCCCGATCGGCGCCTCCATCGGTGTCGACCCGGAGCGCACGGTGGAGCCCATCCGCCGTCTCAAGAGCATCGCCGCAGAACGCGGCTACGAACTCGTCCCCGGTCATGACCCCGTGGTCTGGCCGGAGTTGATGCGCCGCAAGGGCGTGCCGGGCGCCTAGCCCGTCCTGGCCGAACCGCCCCGACAACTCGGTTCACACGCCTTTAACACCCGGGACACGAGAGACAGCCTGTGGCCCGTGAACATGATTTTGGATCCAATCTTGACACTTTGAGATCCAACACCTGAGGATCGGTACCCAAGGAGGCCCACATGCCGGACCAGTCAACTGGATCGTCCTCACCCGGTTCCGCCCCGTCGACGGCGTCGCGCCGCACCATGCTCCGGGGCGCGGGACTCCTCGGAGTGGGCGTCGGCTTCGGGCTCCCCGCCCTGCTCAGCGCCTGTGGCGCCGCGGCCGACGATGCCAAGGGAAGCAGCAAGGGCGGCACGCTGACCCTGGCCATCGACGCGACCAGCGCGGTCAACGACCCGTCGTTCTACACCTCGTTGGGCGACTGGATGGCCGTCGACTGCATCTGCCGGGGCCTGACCTTCATCTCCTTCGAGACCAACGAGCCCACCCCCGACCTGGCCAAGAGCTGGACGATCTCCGACGACCAGCTCACCTACACCTTCACCCTGCGCGAGGGCGTCAAGTTCCACGACGGCACCACGCTGACCTCGGCGGACGTACTGGCCAGCCTGGGGCGGCAGTTCGACGAGAAGGACAAGACGCTCCCGAAGGGCGCCACCCGCCCGCTGTCCGACCTCGGCGCGAACGTCGCCTCGCTGACCGCCCCGGACGACCTCACCGTCAAGATGGTCCTCAAGAAGCCGGACCGGACCGCCCTCGGCCAGCTCTCCGACATCGGCGGCCGCATCATCTCGAAGGCCGCGCTGACGAAGTACGGCGCGGACATCGGCAAGCACCTCGTCGGCACCGGCCCCTTCGCCTTCTCCGCCGCCACCTCCGGCCAGTCGATCACCCTCACCGCCTTCGACGACTTCCGCCTCGGCAGACCGCCTGTCGACCGGCTGGTGCTGCGCCAGGTCCAGGACCCCTCGACGATCGTCAGTTCGCTGCTCAGCGGCGACATCTCGGCCACCCAGTTCACCCCGTACTCGGCCGCCGCGCAGCTCCGCAAGGACGACTCGGTGACGGTCTACAAGACGCCGTACAACGCCAACGCGATCCTGATGATCGACGCCCGCCGCGTCCCCGAGCTCAAGGTCCGCCAGGCCATCAACCTCGCGATAGACCGCAAGTCCATTCTGGATCAGGCCTTCTACGGCGTCGGGGCGCTGCCCGCGGGCTACGCGATCCCGCCCGCGCAGAGCGGCTACGACACCAGCCTCGCCGATCTCTCCACCCAGGACACCGCCAAGGCGAAGAAGCTCGTCGCCGAGGCCGGCGCGGGCGGCCGGCGGATCCGGCTCATGGCGGCGAGCGATTCCTGGCACCCGAAGGCCGCGCAGATCGTCGCCCAGAACCTGACCGACGTCGGCTTCAAGGTGGTCACCACCTCCGTCGACCCGGCCACCTACTTCACCCGGCTCCTCGACGGCAAGGACGACTACCACGACCTGATGATCTGGGAGCGCAACACCTACGTCCCGGACGCCAACGACATGGTCGGCGCCATGGCCAGCCCCACCGGTCTCTACGGCGCGACGATCACCGGCATGGACACGCTCAAGGACGCCGCCTCGCTCCAGGCGGAGCTGGACACGGCCAAGAACCTGCCCCTCGGTGCGCAGCGCACGGCTGCCTACACGAAGATCCAACGCCGTTGGGCCGAGGACTACATGGTCCTGTCGATGCTGTCCTGCTTCGCCAACCTGGTGGTCAGCGGCTCGCACGTGAAGCACATGAACACGGCCGCGCTGGCCAACCACCGGTGTTACATGGAGAAGGCCAGTGTCTGACACCACGACAGCTCCACCACCCGTGGCGACCGTGCGGCCCCCTTCGTCGCCCTTCACCGGGCGGACCGTCCTCGCCGCCTGGCGTCGGCGCCGGTTGGGACGGTCCTGGCCGGCCGTGCTGTCGTGGCTCGTGCTGGTCGCGCTGGTCCTGGTGGCTGCCGTGGGGCCGCTGTTCGTCCAGGCGGACCCGCTGCGTCAGACCTCGTCGGCGCTGCTGCCGATGGGCTCGGCGGGTCACCTCTTCGGCACGGACGACCTGGGCCGCGACGAACTGGCCCGACTGGTGCACGGCGCCCGCCCGTTGCTGCTCGTGGCCTTCGCCGCGACCGCGCTCGCCGCCGTCGTCGGCACCGGGATCGGGCTCCTCGCCGGATACCTCGGCGGTGTGGTGGAACAGATCCTGATGCGGATCGTGGACCTCGCGCTCGCGTTCCCCTCCATCCTGCTCGTCATCCTCCTCGTGGCGGCCGCGGGACCGGGCACGGTCAGTCTGATCTTCGGCATCGGGGTGTCCCTCGCGCCCGGCCTGGCCCGGCTGGCCCGTGCCCTGACCGCCCGCGAGGCGGCCCGTGACTACGTCGTCGCCTGCAAACTGGGCGGCACCCGCACCCCGCGCATCCTCGCCCGCGAACTCCTCCCGAACATCGCCGGACCGATGCTCGCCCAGGTCGTCATGACCCTCTCGATCGCGGCCGGTTTCGCCGCCGGCCTCTCCTACCTCGGCCTCGGCATCCAACCCCCGCAGCCCGACTGGGGCTACATGGTCCAGGCGGGCCAGGAGTTCCTCTACACGGCACCCCGACTGGTCGTCCTGCCCGCGACGTTCACGCTGCTGTTCGTCGTCGCCTGCAACTTCGTGGGCGACGACCTGCGCGACGCACTCGACGTACGGGGGCCGGCGTGACCACCGCACTCCTCCCCGTCCGCACGCCCAAGTGGGCGGCGGGAACAGCCCTGTTGGTCCTACGACGGCTCGCGGTCATCCCCGTCGTGCTGTTCGCGCTGGCCAGCCTGGTGTTCCTCGCGATGCGCCTGCTCCCCGGCTCACCGGCGACCTCGCTCGCGGCCGGCGGCAACAACCTCTCCGCGTCCCAACTGGCGGTGAACGAGGCACGCGTCAACAAGGCCCTCGGCCTCGACCGACCGCTCCTCGTCCAATACGGCAGCTTCCTCAACGACCTCGTGCACCTACGGCTCGGCACCTCGTTCTACGGCTCCAACAGCGTCCTGGGCCTCCTCGGCGACGCGCTCCCCGCCACCATCGAGCTGACCCTCGCGGCGATGACGATCGCGGTCCTGCTCGGTGTCGTCACCGGGGTCATCGCCGCGCTGCGCAAAGGGAGTTGGATCGACCACTCGACCCGGGCCGTCGCCACGGTCAGCTTCTCGCTGCCGT from Streptomyces sp. NBC_01478 includes the following:
- a CDS encoding TetR/AcrR family transcriptional regulator: MPSADDRLQPRRKPRQVRAELTRERILTAAAHVFAEYGYAAGTTNRIAERARVSIGSLYQYFPNKDAVLAALLVRHIDRGTWAQADRLDLSPGTLEATVRALVRDAVDNHRDDPQLLRIMMEEAPVSRELRDTVERHGKVRVGQVRDLLARHPDVHVRHLDTAAELIVFTVEINIHKLMADPRAIPVETFETELVDMVTRYLRGDQ
- a CDS encoding 2Fe-2S iron-sulfur cluster-binding protein yields the protein MRQANPLSALRRLTTEAEVEATVGLPAPVIVLKQISALDEGCRTVLARCPIAAVGYRDADGTSRTTFIGGTPGFARVHSPTRISFSLPGPGDPRGPVSFFFLLPGVGEVLRVNGSVAARKGAETTVDIQEAYVHCAQAVLRSRLWQPPVPSEPVAGITGDGPLCRPGVVEFLATAPFLALSTWDDSGGSDTSPRGDRQAVARVLDSRTLVVPDRKGNKRADTLHNLLRDDRLSFAALVPGRSGVLHVRGRGAITDDPALLETMALRGMPPHLALLIDVEHAEVTGNDAVARSRPWAPGAHVDRGTVPDLMALGGKHLAAGSADAEGGPPVFLLKAVGAIPGMTRLLRLVLNRLYSSGLRKEGYEDVEPGSGGRHRGFRRRRPADAGRPVAGGRAEDPLREVRVAEVRGETPSAVTLVLEDVGENPGSFDFRPGQFFTLVADIDGRPVRRAYSASSAPGSSRLEVTVKRVEGGRFSTHANESFQVGDRLAVRGPSGSFHAEQRPPDEIVLVAAGSGVTPMMSMIRTRLAVPGHDRIALLYSSRDTQETIFAEELTRLAKDHPGRLSVTHVLTHRDGRLDADGVRRWITGLSPAPGAHYYTCGPVPLMDAVQDVLTGRGVPAELMHQERFTSGADTGTVGTVPQEMVVEEDGRPVGTVVVEPGQTLLDAGLAAGLPMPYSCTVGNCGDCTVRLRGGEVTRNEPNCLTPQQKADGFVLACVSCPLSKVTLDIIDP
- a CDS encoding N-acyl homoserine lactonase family protein, with translation MTPRHGVRRIVPLLLGWEELPKSVSVHGAPYEERLREPVPAVLLECDGGWLLLDTGFNTALIRDPALRRRFYGSPNYRPILPGPGEPLEEALDAAGIPMDAIHAVAVSHLHADHAGGLKHFAGRVPVHVQREELSYGLSGQPEVERHSIFRVDFDDPRIDWRQADGDTEIAPGVTAVLTAGHTPGHQSFVVDLVDGGGFVFAFDAADLTENIEHERPIGASIGVDPERTVEPIRRLKSIAAERGYELVPGHDPVVWPELMRRKGVPGA
- a CDS encoding ABC transporter substrate-binding protein, whose translation is MPDQSTGSSSPGSAPSTASRRTMLRGAGLLGVGVGFGLPALLSACGAAADDAKGSSKGGTLTLAIDATSAVNDPSFYTSLGDWMAVDCICRGLTFISFETNEPTPDLAKSWTISDDQLTYTFTLREGVKFHDGTTLTSADVLASLGRQFDEKDKTLPKGATRPLSDLGANVASLTAPDDLTVKMVLKKPDRTALGQLSDIGGRIISKAALTKYGADIGKHLVGTGPFAFSAATSGQSITLTAFDDFRLGRPPVDRLVLRQVQDPSTIVSSLLSGDISATQFTPYSAAAQLRKDDSVTVYKTPYNANAILMIDARRVPELKVRQAINLAIDRKSILDQAFYGVGALPAGYAIPPAQSGYDTSLADLSTQDTAKAKKLVAEAGAGGRRIRLMAASDSWHPKAAQIVAQNLTDVGFKVVTTSVDPATYFTRLLDGKDDYHDLMIWERNTYVPDANDMVGAMASPTGLYGATITGMDTLKDAASLQAELDTAKNLPLGAQRTAAYTKIQRRWAEDYMVLSMLSCFANLVVSGSHVKHMNTAALANHRCYMEKASV
- a CDS encoding ABC transporter permease, whose amino-acid sequence is MSDTTTAPPPVATVRPPSSPFTGRTVLAAWRRRRLGRSWPAVLSWLVLVALVLVAAVGPLFVQADPLRQTSSALLPMGSAGHLFGTDDLGRDELARLVHGARPLLLVAFAATALAAVVGTGIGLLAGYLGGVVEQILMRIVDLALAFPSILLVILLVAAAGPGTVSLIFGIGVSLAPGLARLARALTAREAARDYVVACKLGGTRTPRILARELLPNIAGPMLAQVVMTLSIAAGFAAGLSYLGLGIQPPQPDWGYMVQAGQEFLYTAPRLVVLPATFTLLFVVACNFVGDDLRDALDVRGPA